From Paenibacillus graminis, a single genomic window includes:
- a CDS encoding cupin domain-containing protein, translating into MTHKEISPLVEALGLQPHVEGGWYKRLWNAPFEIPQETLGESYSGPRASASSIYFLLHADEASEWHTVLSSEIWLWHSGSPIVLSLGGSGDKPENVTEVILGLDVAAGQQPQVVIPPGVWQAARPLGEEPVLVSCIVSPEFHFDDFKLIEK; encoded by the coding sequence GTGACGCACAAAGAAATTTCCCCGCTGGTAGAGGCGCTGGGGCTGCAGCCTCACGTGGAAGGCGGCTGGTACAAACGGCTGTGGAACGCTCCCTTTGAAATTCCGCAGGAAACGCTGGGGGAGAGTTATTCCGGGCCAAGAGCCTCGGCCTCTTCCATTTATTTTTTGCTCCATGCAGATGAAGCCTCGGAGTGGCACACGGTGCTCTCTTCCGAAATCTGGCTGTGGCATTCCGGCAGCCCGATTGTCCTGAGCCTTGGGGGCAGCGGCGACAAGCCGGAGAATGTGACCGAGGTGATTCTCGGCCTGGATGTGGCTGCTGGCCAGCAGCCGCAGGTTGTGATTCCCCCAGGGGTATGGCAGGCCGCCCGTCCGCTTGGTGAGGAACCCGTGCTGGTCTCCTGCATTGTATCCCCGGAATTCCATTTTGATGATTTCAAGCTGATTGAGAAGTAA
- a CDS encoding arginine--tRNA ligase, with product MFSQWIRNQLEQSVDNVVNSLGGACAEPAAVLLEQPPNADFGDYSSNIAMQLAKTLRKAPMALAGLITAEFQRIGAVGGIVQRIEIAKPGFINLYINWQEWAGQTFVPPPGSGEKVIIEHTSVNPNKSLHIGHLRNSCIGDALVRILRKTGYNVEVHNYVDDLGNQLADTVVGLLRVPLAGEHVRFGDYCWDIYAAVNREYAKQPEMIHQRTEILHELEEGCGNTAWLGQLAAERIVREHVAEMKSFGIEYDLLVWESNIVKEGFWSSASALLQETDMFVQETEGKLAGCWILKQPAAEGMESGSEDHQKDKVLVRSNGILTYTAKDIAYHLWKFGLLDKDFNYSEFNAGLWTTGLTGEPLSFGKADKVVNVIDYRQEYPQAMVKQALEVLGFTAQAEKLHHVSYGVVSLSPASAAGLGIDTSDGKSSYAMSGRQGIGVKVADLVQLMEGSIEATRSDKTGLSSRLIAAAAIRYYLLRFNLGTEIVFDFKQATEISGNTGVYLMYTYARAGRVLSKAEAPVGLTAVPRFPAQLDTAELALMRQLSTWEDTLYTASRELTPNLICSYAHALASLFNNFYSACPILKGEGSSIRFRLWLTSRFQITLGEVLEVLGLPKPERM from the coding sequence GTGATTACTCCAGTAATATCGCGATGCAATTGGCCAAAACACTGCGCAAAGCCCCCATGGCCCTCGCCGGGCTGATCACCGCAGAGTTTCAGCGGATAGGAGCTGTAGGCGGGATTGTGCAGCGGATCGAAATTGCCAAGCCGGGGTTCATCAATCTGTATATCAATTGGCAGGAATGGGCTGGTCAGACCTTTGTACCGCCTCCAGGCAGCGGGGAAAAAGTCATCATCGAGCATACAAGTGTGAACCCTAACAAATCGCTTCACATCGGACATCTGAGAAACTCCTGCATCGGGGATGCGCTTGTGCGGATTTTGCGGAAAACAGGGTACAACGTTGAAGTCCACAATTATGTGGATGATCTCGGCAATCAGCTGGCGGATACGGTGGTCGGCCTGCTTCGTGTACCGCTGGCTGGGGAGCATGTCCGTTTCGGGGATTACTGCTGGGATATTTATGCCGCGGTTAACAGGGAATATGCGAAGCAGCCTGAGATGATCCATCAGCGGACAGAAATTCTCCATGAGCTGGAGGAGGGGTGCGGCAATACGGCCTGGCTCGGTCAACTGGCTGCTGAACGGATCGTTAGAGAGCATGTCGCGGAAATGAAAAGCTTCGGCATAGAGTACGATCTGCTGGTCTGGGAGAGCAATATTGTAAAAGAGGGGTTCTGGTCCTCTGCCTCCGCTCTGCTTCAAGAGACGGACATGTTTGTCCAGGAGACAGAGGGCAAGCTGGCAGGATGCTGGATTCTAAAACAACCGGCGGCGGAAGGGATGGAGAGCGGCTCTGAGGATCATCAGAAGGACAAGGTGCTGGTGCGTTCGAACGGGATTTTGACCTACACTGCCAAGGATATCGCCTACCATCTCTGGAAATTCGGGTTGCTGGACAAGGATTTCAACTACAGCGAATTCAACGCAGGCCTGTGGACCACCGGGTTAACCGGAGAACCGCTGTCCTTCGGCAAGGCCGACAAAGTCGTCAATGTTATCGATTACCGGCAGGAGTATCCGCAGGCCATGGTAAAGCAGGCATTGGAGGTCCTTGGTTTCACTGCGCAGGCAGAGAAGCTGCATCATGTCAGCTATGGTGTAGTTTCACTCAGTCCGGCTTCTGCCGCCGGGCTTGGCATTGATACCTCGGATGGCAAAAGCTCCTACGCTATGTCCGGCCGTCAGGGGATCGGCGTCAAGGTGGCGGATCTCGTCCAGCTTATGGAAGGCAGCATCGAAGCCACCCGCTCCGACAAAACCGGCCTCTCCAGCCGGCTCATCGCCGCCGCCGCAATCCGTTACTACCTGCTGCGCTTCAATCTGGGCACGGAGATCGTGTTCGACTTCAAGCAGGCCACAGAGATTTCCGGAAATACCGGGGTCTATCTGATGTATACCTACGCGCGTGCAGGCCGTGTGCTCAGCAAAGCGGAGGCCCCTGTCGGGCTAACAGCAGTCCCCCGGTTCCCGGCACAGCTGGACACCGCCGAGCTGGCTCTAATGAGACAGCTGAGCACCTGGGAGGATACCCTTTACACGGCGAGCCGGGAGCTGACACCAAATCTAATTTGCAGCTACGCTCATGCCCTGGCTTCGTTGTTCAATAACTTTTATTCCGCCTGTCCGATTCTCAAGGGAGAAGGGAGTTCTATCCGTTTCCGCCTCTGGCTCACCTCGCGTTTCCAGATCACCCTCGGTGAAGTCTTGGAAGTGCTCGGGCTGCCGAAGCCGGAGCGGATGTAG
- a CDS encoding aldo/keto reductase — MSQLNGPFSGGPTLNDGATMPWLGLGVWQAKDGDEVIHAVKTALETGYRSIDTAAGYKNEEGVGQAIRESGVPREELFITTKLWNGDQGYESALKAFEVSRKKLGLDVLDLYLIHWPVAGKYRDSWKALVHLQKEGLVKSIGVSNFQPHHLQEIIDDTGVVPAVDQVEFHPLLTQRELLKYAKAHDIQVEAWSPLMQGNLDLPVLQEMAGKYGKTPAQIVLRWDLQQGVITIPKSVHAERIVENAGFFDFTLSDEDVKVLEDLNQNHRFGPDPDNFDF, encoded by the coding sequence ATGAGTCAATTGAACGGACCATTCTCAGGCGGACCTACGTTAAATGATGGGGCAACCATGCCTTGGCTGGGGCTTGGCGTGTGGCAGGCCAAGGACGGCGACGAAGTGATCCATGCCGTGAAGACGGCACTAGAGACAGGCTACCGCAGTATTGATACGGCTGCCGGATATAAGAATGAAGAGGGTGTCGGACAAGCTATCCGTGAATCCGGTGTGCCCCGGGAAGAATTGTTCATTACGACTAAGCTGTGGAATGGGGACCAGGGCTACGAATCGGCACTGAAGGCTTTTGAGGTCAGCCGTAAGAAGCTTGGACTCGATGTTCTTGATCTGTATCTGATCCATTGGCCTGTGGCCGGCAAGTACCGCGATTCCTGGAAGGCACTGGTGCATCTGCAAAAGGAGGGGCTCGTCAAGTCCATTGGCGTGAGCAACTTCCAGCCGCATCATCTGCAGGAAATCATCGATGATACCGGAGTGGTGCCAGCCGTGGATCAGGTCGAGTTCCACCCGCTGCTGACCCAGCGTGAGCTGCTGAAGTATGCGAAGGCACATGACATTCAGGTAGAAGCCTGGAGCCCTCTGATGCAGGGCAATCTGGATCTGCCGGTGCTGCAGGAGATGGCTGGTAAATACGGCAAAACCCCGGCGCAAATCGTGCTCCGTTGGGATCTGCAGCAGGGCGTCATCACGATTCCGAAATCCGTGCATGCTGAACGTATTGTGGAGAATGCCGGATTCTTCGATTTCACGCTCAGCGATGAGGACGTCAAGGTGCTGGAGGATCTGAATCAGAATCACCGCTTCGGCCCGGACCCGGATAATTTCGACTTTTAA
- a CDS encoding RNA polymerase sigma factor: MYEDNELMARVQAGDKGAYEKLVLKHRLKALAFANSFVCDLYAAEDIVQECFVKVYIHRATYRPSHAFNTYLFTIIRNSCIDYLRSRPASRSFPPEAVPELSDHTTPDEVLASRENTKLIYEVLNDLQIDYKTALYLYAVADFSYKDIARIMKKSVPQIKILLYRARKKFKLQYKELIVNEE; the protein is encoded by the coding sequence TTGTATGAAGACAATGAACTTATGGCTCGGGTGCAGGCCGGAGATAAAGGGGCGTACGAAAAACTTGTCCTGAAGCACAGACTTAAGGCTCTCGCATTTGCAAACAGTTTCGTGTGTGATCTATATGCCGCCGAGGATATTGTGCAGGAATGCTTCGTAAAAGTGTATATCCATAGAGCAACCTATCGGCCCAGCCATGCTTTTAATACGTATTTATTCACCATTATCCGCAACAGCTGCATTGATTACCTAAGGTCAAGACCAGCCTCGCGGTCATTTCCCCCAGAAGCAGTCCCTGAGCTCAGCGATCACACTACACCCGATGAAGTCCTGGCCAGCCGGGAGAACACCAAACTTATCTATGAGGTGCTGAACGATTTACAGATTGACTATAAAACAGCTTTGTATCTGTATGCTGTAGCTGATTTCAGCTATAAGGATATTGCCCGCATTATGAAAAAATCAGTACCCCAAATCAAAATTCTGCTCTACAGGGCACGCAAGAAATTCAAACTACAGTATAAGGAGCTGATCGTAAATGAAGAGTGA
- the asnB gene encoding asparagine synthase (glutamine-hydrolyzing), with protein sequence MCGITGFIQWRGDLTQHSQLLVKMTETLENRGPDAAGTWISGPCAFGHRRLSVIDPENGAQPMIARHDDKVYAIVYNGELYNAPELKIELQQRGHHFLTECDTEVLLHAYIEWGPDCTEKLNGIFAFAVWDSLRDQVFLARDRLGVKPLFYSQVDDVFVFGSEPKALLQHPKVKPNVGPEGLAEVFIIGPARTPGHGVYKDIFELRPGHAMIYSRNGIRKYAYWELESYNHTDNVDETAAKVRDLLQDTLERQLVSDVPVCSLLSGGLDSSALTALAVDYYNRTGQGQVDTYSVDYVDNDKHFKSHSFQPGADGPWIKRMVDELKTNHHYVAFDTPELVTALDNALYSRDLPGMTDVDSSLYLFCREIKKNATVAISGEAADEIFGGYPWFHREEMLTSGTFPWSVAPKMRTELLSPEIREWIRPLEYLGDRYSDAVAEVPKLDGETGKQAQMRVMSYLNITRFMPTLLDRKDRMSMGVGLEVRVPYCDHRLVQYVFNIPWEIKTVGNREKGILRKALEGILPDDVLYRKKSPYPKTHNPAYLNAVRAQMLNILDDSSSPILPLIDAAKIREIAASPESSSNLPWFGQLMSGPQLFAYLSQVNLWLRKYNVSIG encoded by the coding sequence ATGTGCGGAATAACCGGATTTATCCAGTGGCGCGGCGACCTCACACAGCACTCGCAACTGCTCGTAAAAATGACTGAAACCCTGGAGAACCGCGGACCGGATGCGGCTGGAACCTGGATCTCCGGCCCTTGCGCCTTCGGACACCGGAGACTTAGCGTCATCGATCCTGAGAACGGGGCACAGCCGATGATCGCCCGCCATGACGACAAGGTGTACGCAATTGTGTATAACGGTGAATTATATAATGCCCCTGAGCTCAAAATTGAACTCCAGCAGCGCGGGCATCATTTTCTCACGGAATGCGATACGGAGGTTCTGCTCCATGCCTATATCGAATGGGGACCGGATTGTACGGAAAAGCTGAACGGCATTTTTGCGTTTGCCGTCTGGGACAGTTTGCGCGATCAGGTGTTTTTGGCAAGGGACCGTCTTGGCGTGAAGCCGCTGTTCTACAGCCAGGTGGACGACGTATTTGTCTTTGGCTCTGAACCCAAAGCGCTGCTGCAGCATCCCAAGGTAAAGCCGAATGTGGGACCGGAAGGCCTGGCGGAAGTTTTCATCATCGGCCCGGCCCGTACACCGGGACATGGGGTATACAAAGATATATTCGAGCTTCGTCCAGGTCATGCCATGATTTATAGCCGGAATGGAATCCGCAAGTATGCTTACTGGGAACTAGAGAGCTATAATCACACCGACAACGTGGATGAAACGGCGGCCAAGGTCCGGGACCTGCTGCAGGATACACTGGAGCGCCAGCTGGTGTCGGATGTTCCGGTCTGCTCACTGCTCTCCGGGGGTTTGGATTCCAGTGCGCTGACCGCACTCGCTGTGGACTATTACAACCGTACCGGCCAAGGCCAAGTCGATACCTATTCCGTCGATTATGTCGATAATGACAAGCATTTCAAAAGCCATTCCTTCCAGCCCGGCGCAGACGGCCCCTGGATTAAGCGGATGGTCGATGAGCTCAAGACAAATCACCATTATGTGGCGTTCGATACTCCCGAGCTGGTAACGGCGCTGGATAACGCCCTCTACTCCCGCGACCTGCCGGGGATGACCGATGTGGATTCTTCGCTGTATTTATTTTGCCGGGAGATCAAAAAGAACGCAACTGTTGCTATTTCCGGCGAAGCGGCTGATGAGATTTTTGGCGGATATCCCTGGTTCCACCGTGAGGAAATGCTGACTTCCGGCACCTTCCCCTGGTCAGTCGCTCCCAAAATGCGCACAGAGTTGCTGTCCCCGGAAATCCGGGAATGGATTCGTCCGCTGGAGTATTTGGGGGACCGGTACAGCGATGCGGTGGCAGAGGTGCCGAAGCTTGACGGCGAGACCGGCAAACAGGCGCAAATGCGCGTGATGTCCTATCTGAACATTACCCGGTTCATGCCTACTCTGCTGGACCGCAAGGACCGGATGAGCATGGGTGTTGGCCTGGAGGTCCGCGTGCCTTACTGCGACCACCGGCTGGTGCAGTACGTATTCAACATTCCCTGGGAAATTAAAACCGTAGGCAACCGGGAAAAAGGCATCCTCCGTAAAGCGCTGGAAGGCATTCTCCCGGACGATGTGCTCTACCGCAAAAAAAGCCCGTATCCCAAAACGCATAACCCAGCCTACTTAAATGCAGTACGGGCACAGATGCTTAACATCCTGGATGATTCTTCATCGCCTATCCTTCCATTAATAGACGCCGCCAAAATCCGTGAGATCGCCGCATCCCCGGAATCCTCCAGCAACCTGCCCTGGTTCGGCCAGCTGATGTCCGGCCCGCAGCTGTTTGCTTATCTGAGCCAGGTTAATCTATGGCTGCGCAAATATAACGTTTCGATCGGGTAA
- a CDS encoding SPFH domain-containing protein, which yields MQWAIIGIIIFVVVVFVALTVKIVPQQRVGVVERLGKFHRLLKPGLNVLIPIIDQVRTYHDLRIQQANVPPQTVITKDNVQVQIDTIIFYQVVGPEEATYGISDYVYGVRNISTATMRQIIGKLELDETLSGREKISSDIRLALDEATEKWGVRIERVEVIDIKPPLDIQEAMDKQMKAERSKRAIVLEAEAAKQDMILRAEGDKQSKILKAEGDKEARIRQAEGLRQAQELEALGQAKAIQAVAEAEKSRIGLLSSAGLDEKVLAYQSFDALTEISKGAANKVFLPTSAVETLGTLGAIAEVFKASKESK from the coding sequence ATGCAATGGGCTATTATTGGGATTATTATTTTTGTTGTTGTCGTATTTGTAGCGCTGACCGTTAAGATCGTACCGCAGCAGCGGGTAGGGGTTGTAGAGCGTCTCGGTAAATTCCACCGGCTGCTCAAGCCGGGTCTGAATGTGCTTATTCCAATTATTGATCAGGTGCGCACGTATCATGATTTGCGGATTCAGCAGGCGAATGTGCCGCCGCAGACCGTGATTACCAAGGATAATGTGCAGGTGCAGATTGATACGATTATTTTTTATCAGGTCGTGGGACCGGAAGAAGCAACCTACGGCATTTCCGATTATGTATACGGGGTGCGCAACATCTCCACTGCTACCATGCGGCAGATTATCGGTAAGCTGGAGCTGGATGAAACTTTGTCCGGCCGCGAAAAAATCTCCTCGGATATCCGTCTGGCGCTGGACGAGGCGACGGAGAAGTGGGGCGTGCGGATCGAGCGCGTTGAGGTTATTGATATCAAGCCGCCGCTTGATATCCAGGAAGCAATGGATAAGCAGATGAAGGCCGAACGCAGCAAGCGTGCCATTGTGCTGGAGGCGGAAGCTGCCAAGCAGGATATGATCCTGCGAGCCGAAGGTGACAAGCAGAGCAAGATCCTGAAGGCGGAGGGGGATAAGGAAGCGCGTATCCGGCAGGCCGAAGGCTTGCGGCAGGCTCAGGAGCTGGAAGCGCTTGGGCAGGCCAAAGCGATCCAGGCGGTAGCGGAAGCCGAGAAATCGCGGATTGGACTGCTCAGCAGTGCCGGGCTGGATGAAAAAGTGCTGGCATACCAATCCTTCGACGCGCTGACCGAAATCTCCAAAGGCGCGGCCAACAAGGTATTCTTGCCTACCAGCGCTGTTGAAACACTGGGCACGCTGGGTGCCATTGCCGAGGTATTTAAGGCCAGCAAGGAGAGTAAGTAA
- a CDS encoding NfeD family protein yields MVVWVFWLIAAGVLFVVEMMTLTFYLLWLSIGALAACLVSLLLPDAVLLQVVAGSLVALGLTVFSKPLVARFRSSRGFQDTGTDIVGRQGLVVEPIEPGRYGQVKVGGDTWSATSIESLGKDEVVKVVGRSSTIIEVVRWGDMY; encoded by the coding sequence ATGGTGGTCTGGGTATTTTGGTTAATTGCAGCCGGTGTCCTGTTTGTCGTTGAAATGATGACGCTTACGTTTTATTTGCTCTGGTTAAGTATCGGTGCTCTGGCGGCATGCCTGGTTTCCCTTTTGCTGCCGGATGCGGTATTGCTGCAGGTTGTGGCAGGCTCGCTGGTTGCCCTGGGGCTGACGGTTTTCTCGAAGCCGCTGGTAGCGAGATTCCGCAGTTCTAGGGGCTTCCAGGATACAGGAACGGACATTGTCGGCAGGCAGGGTTTGGTCGTAGAACCGATTGAGCCCGGACGGTATGGCCAGGTTAAGGTAGGCGGCGATACCTGGAGCGCGACCTCAATCGAGTCGCTGGGCAAGGATGAAGTGGTCAAAGTGGTCGGAAGAAGCTCCACAATTATTGAAGTAGTACGATGGGGGGATATGTACTGA
- a CDS encoding ABC transporter permease, protein MRLFLTECGQTLKSMLYFVFIGVMLLFYFTQLSDFAGSDIAEVQNASGYNIQNPLMKPPPDADNYGSVEAEIPEQVMPAALNQLLSEYANNEYTTYPAGFYKNVKLSQKQQEKVAAIVKDITGQLPEALMNEQGKLPVLITYESFTAKMAELDTLLGGGSNYEEGRLKEYGNLPVTYEEKLAEYHDFIQVDQVTGAYARLFCDYMGIVISLFSVFVPVAFLIRDRKSGVKELLYSRKYSSAGFILARYFALVTMLLLPVLLLSLLPLTQLALYGSKHHITVDLWAFAKYILAWLLPTLMTTTAVAFVLTALTDTPMAIAVQLFWSYTDILSGTSYIYGGHYGTRLAIRHNTLGNLQAMQDDLPALILNRSAYVLFSLLLVGVTIVLYELKRRGKLDVYGYFHQIFRNRKKPIQADTVG, encoded by the coding sequence ATGAGGCTATTTCTCACAGAATGCGGACAAACGCTCAAAAGCATGCTCTACTTTGTGTTTATTGGCGTCATGCTCCTGTTCTACTTCACCCAGCTGAGTGATTTTGCAGGAAGCGATATCGCTGAAGTGCAGAACGCGTCCGGGTACAACATCCAAAATCCTCTAATGAAACCTCCGCCGGATGCTGACAATTACGGGTCTGTGGAAGCGGAAATTCCGGAACAGGTTATGCCTGCTGCTCTAAATCAATTGTTAAGCGAATATGCAAACAATGAATACACCACCTATCCTGCCGGCTTCTATAAGAATGTGAAGTTAAGCCAGAAGCAGCAGGAGAAAGTGGCTGCGATCGTAAAAGACATTACAGGACAACTTCCGGAAGCGCTGATGAATGAGCAGGGCAAGCTTCCCGTTCTGATCACTTACGAATCATTTACAGCCAAAATGGCAGAGCTCGATACCCTGCTGGGAGGTGGATCAAACTATGAAGAAGGCAGACTTAAGGAATATGGGAACCTCCCTGTTACTTACGAAGAAAAGCTGGCAGAATACCATGATTTCATTCAAGTTGACCAAGTGACTGGTGCCTACGCCCGGCTATTTTGTGATTATATGGGCATCGTGATCTCATTATTTTCTGTTTTTGTACCCGTGGCATTCCTAATCAGAGACCGAAAATCCGGAGTCAAGGAGCTGCTCTATTCCCGTAAATACAGTTCGGCAGGCTTTATTCTGGCGAGGTATTTTGCACTGGTAACGATGCTGCTGCTTCCCGTCCTGTTATTGTCGCTCCTCCCGCTGACCCAGCTGGCTCTGTATGGGAGCAAACACCATATCACAGTCGATTTATGGGCTTTTGCCAAATACATTTTGGCCTGGCTGCTCCCCACGCTGATGACAACCACAGCGGTTGCATTTGTACTGACTGCGCTGACCGACACGCCTATGGCCATAGCGGTACAACTATTCTGGAGTTATACGGATATACTCTCAGGCACCTCCTATATTTACGGCGGACACTACGGTACCCGGCTGGCTATCCGCCACAACACTTTGGGGAATTTGCAGGCCATGCAGGATGATTTACCCGCCCTCATATTGAACAGAAGCGCATATGTGCTATTTTCACTGCTTCTGGTAGGCGTGACCATTGTTCTGTATGAGCTTAAGAGAAGGGGGAAGCTGGATGTCTACGGCTATTTTCATCAAATATTCAGAAATCGCAAAAAACCAATTCAAGCTGACACTGTGGGCTAA
- a CDS encoding ROK family protein, which produces MRQVIGVDIGGTAVKGLVIDETGAVWAEARRDTDAWQGREAILGKLEALVSELLEASPLVQEIGIASAGRVNTDTGQVVYATDNLQGWQGLHLAKWAADTFRLQAVSDNDANAALLGEAWLGAGRGHRDIVMLTLGTGVGGAYMIHGALGRGFHWSGGEFGHSVLVPGGLPCNCGKQGCVEQYVSGSALLRLGLELTGRTYEHGSELMADARMGDSGALRVLERFAADLSVVLGNIGVTFDPARIIIGGGIIHEREIWWPLLKNKLKGGALWDILAAAELGNRAGCFGAAKLALERFRQLHAGSEKEDTA; this is translated from the coding sequence ATGAGGCAGGTCATCGGTGTGGATATCGGGGGGACGGCCGTCAAAGGACTGGTCATTGACGAAACTGGAGCTGTATGGGCAGAAGCAAGGCGCGATACGGATGCCTGGCAGGGCAGGGAAGCAATATTGGGCAAGCTGGAAGCGCTGGTCAGCGAGCTGCTGGAGGCCAGCCCCTTAGTTCAGGAAATCGGCATAGCTTCTGCGGGAAGAGTGAATACGGACACCGGACAGGTGGTGTATGCCACAGATAATCTGCAGGGCTGGCAGGGGCTTCACCTGGCTAAGTGGGCAGCCGATACCTTTAGGCTCCAGGCTGTCTCCGACAATGATGCGAATGCCGCGCTGCTGGGTGAAGCATGGCTGGGAGCCGGGCGCGGACATCGGGATATCGTCATGCTCACACTGGGCACCGGAGTAGGCGGGGCTTATATGATACACGGTGCTCTTGGCCGCGGTTTCCACTGGAGCGGCGGTGAATTCGGACATAGTGTTCTGGTTCCCGGCGGCCTCCCCTGCAATTGCGGCAAGCAGGGCTGTGTGGAGCAATATGTCTCGGGTTCCGCCCTGCTGCGGCTAGGGCTCGAGCTGACAGGCCGAACCTACGAACACGGATCGGAGCTTATGGCCGATGCGCGTATGGGAGATTCAGGCGCATTGCGGGTTCTGGAACGCTTTGCAGCAGATTTGTCGGTTGTTCTGGGCAATATCGGCGTCACATTTGATCCGGCACGCATCATCATTGGCGGAGGGATTATCCATGAACGGGAAATATGGTGGCCGCTGCTGAAGAATAAACTGAAGGGTGGAGCACTATGGGATATCCTTGCCGCAGCTGAACTCGGGAACCGGGCCGGTTGCTTTGGGGCGGCTAAGCTTGCGCTGGAACGCTTCAGGCAACTGCACGCAGGATCAGAGAAGGAGGACACGGCATAA
- a CDS encoding carbohydrate-binding protein, with translation MFIKMKRSLSILVLAAVFVLTFAQSVFASDQPVQLTSANLYVYKFGYVGFSGNIEVSNLGNPKTVTIHYTPGDGQWYDTNASYQGPTDSTHEKWSFMVSTDNISNNNPQLTNAQTIQFAIKYEVNGQTYWDNNNGQNYSVSRFNESSTILGKPNVFRAYDDLYENTFSGSVYVKNLVSSKEVKIKYTTDNWNTTKEGYASYSIPANSDGSVEIWGFSFNNIDPSVTQIQYAISYTANGQTYWDNNYGNNYTVNRH, from the coding sequence ATGTTCATCAAGATGAAGAGGAGTTTATCGATTTTGGTTTTGGCAGCTGTTTTTGTGCTAACGTTTGCACAATCTGTCTTTGCCAGTGACCAGCCTGTTCAACTGACTTCAGCCAATCTCTATGTTTACAAGTTTGGATACGTTGGATTCAGCGGCAATATCGAAGTAAGCAACCTGGGCAACCCAAAAACTGTAACTATTCACTATACTCCTGGAGACGGTCAGTGGTATGATACGAACGCCTCCTATCAAGGCCCAACGGACTCCACGCATGAAAAATGGAGTTTTATGGTTTCCACCGATAACATAAGCAATAATAATCCGCAGCTCACAAATGCCCAAACGATTCAATTTGCAATTAAGTATGAAGTCAATGGACAAACGTATTGGGACAATAACAACGGACAAAACTATTCCGTCAGCCGTTTTAATGAAAGTTCAACCATTCTTGGTAAACCGAACGTTTTTCGCGCTTACGATGATTTATATGAGAACACCTTCTCGGGAAGTGTATATGTCAAAAATTTAGTCTCCAGCAAAGAGGTTAAAATCAAATATACAACCGATAACTGGAATACAACCAAGGAAGGATACGCCAGCTACTCCATACCGGCGAACTCCGATGGCAGCGTAGAAATCTGGGGTTTCAGCTTTAATAATATTGACCCAAGTGTTACGCAAATTCAGTACGCTATCTCCTACACCGCAAATGGACAAACGTATTGGGATAATAATTACGGGAACAACTACACAGTAAACCGCCATTAA
- a CDS encoding ABC transporter ATP-binding protein translates to MKPEIIIDHLSKNFGKREALRNISLHIQPGMFGLLGRNGAGKTTLMRVLATLLHKSGGSVTVCGIPIEQSKEVRKLIGYLPQDFSIYPGMTVYAAMDYLGILSELPKAARKERIPALLKRVNLEDCLNLKVKALSGGMKRRLGIAQAILHDPQILIVDEPTAGLDPEERIRFRNLLCEIAENRIVILSTHIVEDIEKTCQNIAVLDKGQIIYQGALQHFIGNERGLEEAYMKQMGEYQR, encoded by the coding sequence TTGAAACCTGAAATTATCATAGACCATCTATCCAAAAATTTTGGAAAAAGAGAAGCATTGCGGAATATTTCTCTACATATACAGCCCGGCATGTTCGGACTTCTTGGCCGAAACGGCGCTGGAAAAACTACCTTGATGAGGGTACTTGCGACCCTGCTTCATAAATCAGGCGGATCGGTTACGGTATGCGGCATTCCCATCGAACAATCTAAGGAAGTCAGGAAGCTCATCGGATATTTGCCTCAGGATTTCTCCATCTATCCCGGTATGACTGTGTACGCAGCCATGGATTATCTGGGAATATTATCAGAGCTGCCCAAAGCGGCAAGGAAAGAGCGGATACCCGCTCTCTTAAAACGGGTCAACCTCGAAGATTGTCTGAACCTTAAGGTAAAGGCATTATCGGGAGGAATGAAACGCCGGCTTGGCATTGCACAGGCCATTCTGCATGATCCCCAAATCTTGATAGTGGATGAACCTACCGCCGGGCTTGACCCCGAAGAGCGAATACGGTTCCGCAATTTACTTTGTGAAATAGCAGAGAATAGAATCGTTATCCTGTCTACCCATATTGTAGAGGACATTGAAAAGACCTGTCAGAACATTGCTGTTCTGGACAAGGGCCAAATCATTTATCAGGGAGCGCTGCAGCATTTCATCGGAAATGAACGCGGCCTGGAGGAAGCTTATATGAAACAGATGGGAGAGTATCAACGATGA
- a CDS encoding putative holin-like toxin, producing the protein MPVELYQALTLMISFATLVVLILSFHKKK; encoded by the coding sequence ATGCCTGTGGAATTATACCAAGCATTGACGCTAATGATTTCATTTGCGACTCTGGTTGTATTAATCCTGTCTTTCCACAAAAAGAAATAG